One window of Cloacibacillus sp. genomic DNA carries:
- a CDS encoding molybdenum cofactor guanylyltransferase — protein sequence MTGRFADASLLLLAGGAGSRMGGRNKLFLKTGGLYLAELVLERTASLFSETLLLAAPGEAELAAEVLSALSAKFDFRVVEDRAAGRGPLEGLCRGLSEMRGEWGFLCGCDMPAIEPAAVAVMAANRTPGSQVVAAEVNGYIEPLHAFYHRSCLPLAEAGLHCGDKKIKCFYAEAALKKVSEEALYAACQNFRRSFLNINRPDELARFEKTRAQSVSVIAPTAQTPPP from the coding sequence ATGACCGGAAGATTCGCCGACGCCTCGCTGCTTTTGCTTGCAGGAGGCGCGGGAAGCAGAATGGGCGGCCGAAACAAACTCTTTTTGAAGACGGGCGGCCTATACCTTGCGGAGCTTGTGCTGGAACGCACCGCTTCGCTATTTTCCGAAACGCTGCTGCTTGCCGCGCCCGGCGAGGCGGAGCTTGCGGCGGAGGTGCTTTCCGCGCTCTCTGCAAAATTTGATTTTCGCGTGGTAGAGGACAGGGCAGCCGGCAGAGGCCCGCTTGAGGGCCTCTGCCGCGGGCTTTCTGAGATGCGCGGCGAATGGGGCTTTCTCTGCGGCTGCGACATGCCGGCCATTGAACCGGCGGCTGTGGCGGTCATGGCGGCAAACCGCACGCCCGGAAGTCAGGTCGTAGCGGCCGAAGTAAACGGCTACATAGAGCCACTGCACGCCTTTTATCACAGGTCATGCCTGCCGCTTGCGGAGGCCGGGCTGCATTGTGGCGATAAAAAGATAAAATGTTTCTACGCTGAAGCGGCGCTCAAAAAGGTGAGCGAAGAGGCGCTTTACGCCGCCTGCCAAAACTTCCGCCGCTCCTTTTTAAACATAAACAGGCCGGACGAACTTGCCCGTTTTGAAAAAACCCGCGCACAATCTGTTTCCGTCATTGCGCCGACGGCGCAGACCCCGCCTCCTTGA